The following is a genomic window from Salvelinus fontinalis isolate EN_2023a chromosome 11, ASM2944872v1, whole genome shotgun sequence.
AATTATGCTTCACCATAGACGCATGGGGGCGTAGACCAGATACACAACATATGTAGTCATTAACGCCCATTACATGTATAGCTTTAAGTCATGTTTATGCAAGCATTATGGCTAAacggccaggagtttttcctggtcaggttacCTGGTCATAAATAACGCCAGGCCTTATTTTCGAGTCATCACTGGGTCCATGAGTTTTTCCTAGGCAGATTGCTCAAGAGAAACTTATAAATTGGACATCTATCATTGTCCTGAGGACATCAggaaatgccttcaaaaccgtccacaaggggcaacagtgagagctattaccatcaagtaggttgcGTGTTCAATCCCATTGGTGGACACTTGTTTTTAGTTTTGGGGGTTTTATCCATATCCCAAACCTTAtcccttaacttaaccattcgGAAGGAGTGCCTAACTaaatgttttaaccctatccaaagccttaacccctaaccttctAAATTTGACATTAAGAGAAACTTCAAGATTTGACGTTTGGAAAAACAGAATGATATGAGGAGACAACCCAGGTTGtcaaaaacactttgaaatttgacgttcgGAGCAACTTCGGAGACTGTGAGAGCTCCTGGCCCTAGTCATAACCTCTGCGTAACATTGTCATAAACTTGATGTAGGGTCCTGATTATGACAGAACACAGGTGAAGAGTCACTGCGGTCCAAAACGCTGAGGCACTTTATTTAGAATCCATCCAAACAGAGCTGGTCTCATTGAATCAGCAGCAAAACTAATCACACGCTAAACGGGGCCATCTGGAGGGGGGATTTAAAGCgtgcgttggtgtgtgtgtgtgtgtgtgtgtgtgtgtgtgtgtgtgtgtgtgtgtgtgtgtgtgtgtgtgtgtgtgtgtgtgtgtggacaaggTTTGGCTCTGCTGTCATGGCTTAACCATATAGATTAGATACAGTGATGTCACCAGTTGGATGGAGGAGATAGTGGTAAAGTGGATAAAGTTTCCTGATTGGCCAGGTCGACCTGTTGGTTCATACCTCGCGGGGTTAATCACCAGACACAATCTCATTCATTTATTGTGACGTCTCCACGGCGATATCATTCCATAAGCGACGCAAGGCAAATCAATTGGATAGACCTCACCGATGATACAGAACCTTGAGAAAATGATTGATTGTACAGATCGGTTGCtgaaataatgtgtgtgtgtgtgtgtgtgtgtgtgtgtgtgtgtacaattcTTGTTGTAAAAGGATGACCACAGTTCCAAATGGAACGTTTATTTCAGCTTGGCTATTTACAGTTGTCCATTTGGGCTGCTTGTCTGAGCTTGTTTGAGCAAATGAAAGAAACAGAGAACACAGTAACACTCAGAGACTTTGGCATGAATACTTTATAACCCCTAGAATGATTCAGAGACTTGACCTCTGTGGAAAATGAGTCTGTCAATTATTCAATTATTGTCCATGTACTTAAGCAAAGCAccaggtttggctggtgtaggccatcattgtaaataagaatttgttcttaaaactgacttgcctttgtaaataaaggttaaataaaaaaatgaaacatgATAAACCcccaaataaataaacaaataaatgaaTTATTTAATATATAGCAGATACAATAGAtttacagacaggcagacacggGTCAAACAAACATATGTACTGTAAACTCCAGATAAAAGACCAATGCAAAGTCAAAATCATGAACTCGTCATAGCACTACCACTTCAATACGAGAAGTTGTCACCTGACTTGGCTTTAAGTCAACCAACACACTGACATCTAAAGTCTCCATTTTGTGCGTACATTCACCTGTGCTATGCGTTGGGATAAACACCGAcgttctgtacattaccttggaaataATGGATGATGCAGTGGGACGAGGCAGAGGTAATGTACAGAACGGAGGAGTTTATCCCGCTTATACCACGGTTTCCAACAAACAATATTAAAGCACACATTTATCGATATAAATAACAATCATGATATTTTCATTTTGGTAAGTGAATTCATACTTTCATCTTTCCACTAAATCTGGTCGTAGTTCTATCGCTGTTGTTCATTACTTTTGTTCTATATCTATGGACAAGACccattgttatttttatttattttttattgccaTGCTGTCtgacaacgttcttatcccttgctttcTAACTAGCCAACCACGGCTAACACAGTCACGTCAACATCTGCAGCCAGAATTAACAGAAAAGTAGCCGCATTTgcgtttaagctgttttctactGACATTCATTTGGATACATAACAATGAGCTGATGATGTGATTTTGCCTGGCAGGGAAAAGTTTCCCTTCTCGTCAGggcactttttttattttttactgagGAGATCGCATTGCATATCAAACACAAGGCTAGAAGCAAGCTAAATAATTTGTTGCTAGCAAACCTGCCAATATGACAACCTAATTCAATATCAGTGGCTGAAAACAGGTCAAACTAGAAACATGTGGATTTGACAGCATAGAAATTCATGTTCATTCCATCACTCACCACGTTAGGTCATCAGATGTCTCTGCAAAAACAAATgaatgctagctagcttgctaggttCTCGTTGGACCTGTGTTGACAATGTATCCAATAATCGGTTTGTGTGGTTGCTAGTTTAGCTTTCTCTAATGTTGTAGCATGTGCAGTGCTTTATAGTGCGTCTTGATTAGGTATCCCGCATATCTTGTTAAATGCCCATTCTAGATTGCCcttctagccaatcagaaacgagtattcaacaacGCTGTGGTATGAAGTTAAATAGTGCTCGTATAATGGTCACAGCATATAGTGTGAGAACATAATTTATGAAATGTTTTTAATTGGTCCTTATCAAAACTGGCCTCTCTCTCATTGTTCATGTGTGGTTTTATTCTTTGTCATTCGTTGCTTCCCCATCACACTCAGTGTGGGGTTTCAACCACAACACCTGGTCCCAGTCACAATGTAGTAGTGCGTGAGGTATATGTCCCATTCCGGAACACCATATCAGATGCCAGGCATTCTTTAGGGAAGTTTTTTTGTCCATTGGTGGCCTGTCTCTTCAGGGCTACAGCACggtagtccacctgttcacagtcCAGCCCAGACTCCAACCAACGGAAACACACAATCCTCTGGAACGACCGGCGGAAGTTATCCGACACAAAGCCATAGAGGATTGGGTTGGCGCCGCTGTTGGCATAACTTAGGATGACGAAGAGCTGGGTGACCATGGGGTTGGGAGGGTGGTGGAACACGCTGACCAGCTGGACGATGTAGAAAGGCATCCAGCAGAGGACAAAAACCgccaccacacacaccaccatcCGTGTGATCTTTTTCTCAGAGCGTCGCCGCTGCAGCCAACCGGCTTTCAGCCCGACCGCCCGCATGCGTGCCACCATCAGGCAGTAGCAGAGGCAGATTGCGCCCACAGGAAGCAGGAAGCCGAGCAGGAAGGTGTAGACCACGAATGCCTCCGACCACGCTGCCTCAGGCCACAGAAAGTTGCAGTCCACACCGCCGTCCTGCGCCGGGACCGTGTCAGCAAAAATTATAATGGGGAGGATGACGAGGAGCGAGAGGCCCCACACGCAGACGTTGACTACTTTGGCAACAGTCGGTCGGCGGTAACGGGCAGCTTTGATAGGGTGAACCACGGCCACGTATCGATCCACGCTCAACACCGTCAGACAGAAGATGGACGTAAACATGTTGATGCCGTCCACGCTCAACACCAGACGGCACATGAGCGAGCCAAATGGCCAATGACGTACAGCCGCCGATGTCGCCAGAAACGGCACACTCAACATAAACAGTTCATCTGCAATTGCCAGATTCAATATGTAAATATTGGTGGCAGTTT
Proteins encoded in this region:
- the sstr1b gene encoding somatostatin receptor type 1, encoding MAANGTSNYPAYPTDFPYNSSLDYEDYDQEPDTSKIIIPSIYALVCCVGLTGNTMVIYVILKYAKMKTATNIYILNLAIADELFMLSVPFLATSAAVRHWPFGSLMCRLVLSVDGINMFTSIFCLTVLSVDRYVAVVHPIKAARYRRPTVAKVVNVCVWGLSLLVILPIIIFADTVPAQDGGVDCNFLWPEAAWSEAFVVYTFLLGFLLPVGAICLCYCLMVARMRAVGLKAGWLQRRRSEKKITRMVVCVVAVFVLCWMPFYIVQLVSVFHHPPNPMVTQLFVILSYANSGANPILYGFVSDNFRRSFQRIVCFRWLESGLDCEQVDYRAVALKRQATNGQKNFPKECLASDMVFRNGTYTSRTTTL